One genomic region from bacterium BMS3Abin11 encodes:
- a CDS encoding methyltransferase domain protein, producing MKYTFFEPEKVIKTPEFKYILTFLSATGRTQIGWHYAIDLAWIYSQIRNWPTGYKILDAGGGRGPTQFLLAELGFNVTNLDLALSEPAASIQKRYRIQFKTADSKRDAAYGDHLSKNYAKQNVLRKLRRAVSGSRFYQYATTNHYHRVHERWRVDNGIVNEVGKLVWMRANLCKIPEISSNSFDAVVSLSALEHIPIELLPQAWAEITRICKPEAKFAITTSATEQQATWYHKPSQGNCFSEDDLKRLFGAYPDETNLPANGMIGKYQACTYLKDNLADFYRKSAENGMPHGKWEPRYFPVGLVH from the coding sequence ATGAAATACACGTTTTTTGAGCCTGAAAAGGTAATCAAGACCCCGGAGTTCAAGTACATACTAACATTTCTCAGCGCGACTGGCAGAACTCAGATTGGATGGCATTACGCTATAGACTTAGCCTGGATCTATTCCCAGATCCGGAACTGGCCAACTGGCTATAAAATTCTCGATGCGGGTGGTGGTCGTGGGCCTACGCAATTCCTGCTGGCAGAGCTTGGCTTTAATGTAACCAACCTGGATCTTGCCTTGAGTGAGCCGGCAGCAAGCATACAGAAAAGATACCGGATACAATTTAAAACTGCCGATAGTAAACGGGATGCAGCTTACGGTGATCATTTGTCTAAAAATTATGCTAAGCAAAATGTGCTGCGAAAATTGAGGCGTGCTGTTAGTGGTTCCAGGTTCTACCAATACGCTACAACAAATCATTACCACCGCGTTCACGAACGTTGGCGCGTAGATAACGGAATCGTGAATGAGGTTGGGAAACTGGTTTGGATGCGGGCTAACTTGTGTAAAATACCAGAAATTTCCTCGAATTCCTTTGATGCAGTAGTCTCTCTATCTGCACTGGAACATATTCCAATCGAATTATTACCACAGGCATGGGCGGAGATCACAAGAATCTGCAAGCCTGAGGCAAAATTTGCCATCACAACATCAGCTACTGAACAGCAGGCTACCTGGTACCACAAGCCCTCGCAGGGAAATTGTTTTTCAGAGGATGATCTTAAGCGGCTCTTTGGCGCATACCCAGATGAAACTAATCTGCCGGCAAATGGGATGATAGGGAAGTATCAAGCCTGTACTTACCTCAAAGATAACCTTGCTGATTTCTATAGAAAATCAGCTGAGAATGGCATGCCACATGGAAAATGGGAACCCAGGTATTTTCCAGTAGGACTGGTGCATTAA